From Dermochelys coriacea isolate rDerCor1 chromosome 8, rDerCor1.pri.v4, whole genome shotgun sequence, the proteins below share one genomic window:
- the LECT2 gene encoding leukocyte cell-derived chemotaxin-2 isoform X1, with protein MLLVRVIIVATLISSVAAGPWGQICAGNPTNKARGCDGYGCGYYTAPRKDGRRKHLGVDVICRDGSTVYAPFSGMIERRINPHGGRSVIDNGVQLHGSGFCVQMFYIRPVKYRGRINKGQTIGEMMPMQRVYPGITSHVHVQKCNRFNVTRYL; from the exons ATGCTCTTAGTCAGAGTAATCATTGTAGCTACCTTGATTTCATCTG TTGCTGCAGGACCATGGGGACAGATATGTGCTGGGAATCCTACGAACAAAGCAAGGGGCTGTGATGGATATGGCTGTGGATATTATACAGCTCCAAG AAAGGACGGTAGAAGAAAGCACCTAGGGGTGGATGTTATATGCAGAGATGGCTCAACAGTGTATGCTCCTTTCAGTGGCATGATTGAGAGACGAATTAACCCCCATGGAGGGAGAAGTGTCATTGATAATGGTGTCCAACTTCATGGATCAG gtttCTGTGTCCAGATGTTCTATATCAGGCCTGTTAAATACAGAGGTCGGATCAACAAGGGACAAACAATTGGAGAAATGATGCCAATGCAAAGAGTATATCCTGGTATAACATCTCATGTTCATGTCCAGAAATGTAACCGCTTTAATGTCACTCGCTACTTATAA
- the LECT2 gene encoding leukocyte cell-derived chemotaxin-2 isoform X2: MTSRRHHTIAAGPWGQICAGNPTNKARGCDGYGCGYYTAPRKDGRRKHLGVDVICRDGSTVYAPFSGMIERRINPHGGRSVIDNGVQLHGSGFCVQMFYIRPVKYRGRINKGQTIGEMMPMQRVYPGITSHVHVQKCNRFNVTRYL, encoded by the exons atgaccagcaggaggcaccacacca TTGCTGCAGGACCATGGGGACAGATATGTGCTGGGAATCCTACGAACAAAGCAAGGGGCTGTGATGGATATGGCTGTGGATATTATACAGCTCCAAG AAAGGACGGTAGAAGAAAGCACCTAGGGGTGGATGTTATATGCAGAGATGGCTCAACAGTGTATGCTCCTTTCAGTGGCATGATTGAGAGACGAATTAACCCCCATGGAGGGAGAAGTGTCATTGATAATGGTGTCCAACTTCATGGATCAG gtttCTGTGTCCAGATGTTCTATATCAGGCCTGTTAAATACAGAGGTCGGATCAACAAGGGACAAACAATTGGAGAAATGATGCCAATGCAAAGAGTATATCCTGGTATAACATCTCATGTTCATGTCCAGAAATGTAACCGCTTTAATGTCACTCGCTACTTATAA